The Meles meles chromosome 6, mMelMel3.1 paternal haplotype, whole genome shotgun sequence DNA segment cttgtgatctctgtctgtcaaataaataaaattaaaaaaaaaaaagtcacctatCTCCTATCAGTAACGGAAGACAACCTTTAAAAAACACTCAATACCCCTGGTCTTACAAACACACATTGTAGAACACAAACATTTCTAAATCAAGAgtgcgttttttttttaatattttatttatttatttgacagagagagatcacaagtagatagagaggcaggcagagagagagggaagcaggctccctgctgagcagagagcccaatgcgggacttgatcccaggaccctgagatcatgacctgagccgaaggcagcggcttaacccactgagccacccaggcgccccaagagtgcACTTTTTAATAGTAATTTGGGTCACAACATTATTCTTCTTGCAGCTTGATCACAGTGAATCTAATAGGTAGCTCAACATTTTCCCCATTTATAATCTTTACTCTCTTTATGATAAGTAATCCGTAGTTtgacactttttttcccccccattttaACATTTGGTGCTTTCTTGGTAATCTGTGGAATGTTGATTTGAAagaatgttaacattttactttaaaCCTTATCCATCTGTTTCAGGAGAGTGTCAGTTGGGGGTTGAACATCTCAGCACTGCCCTTTTAGTATGTGGACAACCAAAGGAACTTCTGAAGGTTTTCAAACACACACTCCCTCCTCAGGTATTTGAGATGCTGTTGCACAAAATTCCCCTTATTTGCCAGGTGAGCACATACTTAATTGTCTTTCCTAAATGAACACAGTAAATAACCATGTTAGGCTTGATTACATAAAAATAGCAAAGTTTGTGTATGGATGGGAACATTAAATGAgtaaaatttctgaatttttggTTGCTTTTCTTGCCTTATGATCAAACAAGcttattttttcatgttccttTAACTACAGTGGATTGTGTATTTTGAGTCTTATAGATGTTTCAACATTTCATCTTTAAAGGCAGCACTGTTAGTATTTTGTCTTTGTACCTTTAAAGACCTATTGATTACTGACTGCAATGTCAACAGAGGCCTGTAAGTTAAACCGTATGTTAGTTAAATGATGCAATAGCTTAAAAATAAGATGTAATTCAGAAAACCATTAATTTATCAAAGCAGAATACTTTTGGCTTCAAATAtgacaaaacataaaaatcactTTGGTAATAGAAACATATAGGCTAATTTAAATTAGTGTTCTCTTAAGTGCAACTTTAAATTGGTACCAAATGAAATCCACTCATAAGCCAATTTACTAGTGGGTATTAGTTTACTTAACCTTTACCAAATTTCTTGGTATATTTATGCATCAACTAGAATTTCCTGCAGATGCTTGGGTTTGTTTTAGGATTCATTTTGCCATAAGACACTACTTTTAACTTCGGTTCACTTTTTATTGCACTCATCACATGTCATGGCTGAGAATACACTGTATAATGTTGAACTGACTCGGAATCATTCATGTTGGACTCAGCTtttgaacaaaacacaaaacagtcTCCACTACAGCATATTAGTCAACTCTTAACACATTCCCAAGGTAGTCTCAGATGGGATGTTTCCTGTACACATATGAAAAATATGGCTAGGATACGAACGTATAATGCCCACCCTGACACAATTAGGGAGGCAAGAAATGATCATGTGTTGAAATGATTAGCAAgtaactattttatgtatttaccagCAATTTGAGGCAGACATGAATGAACAGGAATACTTGGAGGATGATCGTGACTGAAAAACATTTCAACGTACCCACAGTCCAGTCAGAATACTATggtactatatatatagtataaacaACTGTTCAgtgatatttccatttattttacttttagtaataaaaaattgtttctatCTCATACATGATTGAACacacattttgctttaaaattaacAGTCACAATTGAAGAAacaatggtttatttttctaatgaaattACCAACCTGCTGAATCTTAAGGCCTCAACAAATGTTGCatcttattattttcattgaacAAAAAGACCTTCTATTTTGATTATTCTGGGTAAACAGCAATTTTGTTTCTCCTGTTGTTTCCATTTGCCAAAGTCATGACTGACAGTTTAACAGGGTGGCTACTGCTTTCCTGGGATTCTATCAAGATGAATCCTCATTTCCATCACAACCGCTGCTGCCAATCTTTGATCAAAAGTCCATCCATCAGGACTTCTCTATCGTGGTTGGCCAAGAAGTCCTGCTTTGGCTGCTAGGGCTTCATTCTGCTGAATATGATACTCCTGAAATCTCATGGATATTCTCtgtgtcatttttaaatatttctgtaagCAGTGTTCGGAACAGGTGGTCTAGAAATAGAGAAGATCCAAGAGGCAACacagaaatgttaatttttaaaaagtgcacatATTCTAAATGAACAACCAACCACGGGGTACTTTTCTTTGAATATGTAAGAACTAAATGGTATGAATGAGTAGCAAGTGATCATAACTTTCAGTTGTTAGTTTTATCCATTTACAAGAATTAATATATACTGAATGTTTATCAGTTTGTAAGCACTAAAAACAATGGTATATCCCTGCTTTTTCCATCCCTCATTCTGATTGTTAAAATGTAGGCCTAGAAGTAAGTCTGTTCCTTTTATATGAGAAACTCCATTCTGCACATTCAcattctttcaacatttctttttaacGAGAATTATACTTTAAAGAGAATATCATACTTTTAACGagaatattttaagctttgtcaCTTATTTAACAAGGGCTTATTGATTGCTGGTTATATGTTCTTGGCATGAATGGTGATCAACATCTGACACTGGAGGAAGTTTATGTCACTTTTAGCCAATATATAAATGTTTTGATGAGgatattaaaaattaagatttctcATAGGATTGAGTTTGCGGAGTCCACCCATGCAATATGAGCCACCATATTCAAGCTCCACTTTTTCCAAAATTAACTAGAGTTGTCAGGGTCAGACAGAAGAGTCGTATCAACATTCTCTAACCATCTTGACTGATAGCTAACTGGTAAGAATCTCTGCTACGAAACAGTAACTCAGCAAGCCCTAggcatcttatttaaaaaaaaaaaaaaaaaaggtggggaggcgcctgggtggctcagtcggttaagtgtctgccttcagctcaggccatgatcctggggtcctgggatcgagccctccatcgggctccctgttcagtagggagtctgcttctccctctccctctgcttgttctctctctgtaaaataaataaaatcttttaaaaaattaaaaaaaaaaatctgccatgctacagtgtgtgtgtgtgtgtgtgtgtgtgtatatatatatatgacagacTATCATACTAAATTTGGGATCATTAAATTCAATGACATGGGTCCCTGACTGCTTCAGTTCCTCTGAGCAATGGAACATATTAAGCAACCCAAATTCCTGTAGTAACTAGGAACAAGGGAAATGGTTAGAGACatcctatttctattttctatgacAAGCTCAGAGAATTTTTAGTGGGCTGGGCACATTTTTCATACCTCTTCAGGTTTCACTTCTCTTGTTGTGAAGTCTTTAACGCAATCCAAAAAGCAGGTTTCCGTAAGTTTATTGTAGGTTCCAAGAAACTCCTTAAACTACAAATAAATCAGAACATTCTTTAATATTTGGTTTTTTTAGaacatgttttgaaattttaattactGATGTTTTATATCTGAGGAAAATACCCTGTAATACTTGAAATCAACAGTTACTTTCACTAACTTAAATGGGCATAAATAGACATGTATGGTATGATCTACCAAAAGATAGTCCAGTTTTCTAGTTGAATATTTATTTGTTCCTGGATATCTgtcaaattatttgaaaaataaatgtttcatatcATTTAAAATCCACTTCTAGAAATGAAATATGAAGTTATTTTGTGAGATCACTGACTTAACATGGTTGCACCCAGTTATGCCTTAAATTTTttgcaaaattcttttttgttaattGTAATACCTTACCTGTTTTATCTGATCAGATTCTGGTATTTGTGCAGCCATATTCTAAAGGTATGTTTATTAGTCACCTGatttaaagattaagaaaaagtTTGTCAGTctgtgaacaaatatttttaggcTAGCTAAAGAGTTAGGTAATTACAACAAGAACAGTTTATGAAAAGAACTGAAACAAAGTTTACCTGAAATTActgttctcattttataaatttctaatGGAGTATGTAATTATATCCCCCTCCCTCCACAATCCCCCAGGTCCTTAATGGCAATGAAGAACCCTACCATTTACAGAATTAGATTTTTTAATGCTGGCTATGGGACCCAAAAGCCCCTGCTATCCAGTTTTAAATCTCCAGTTTTAAAACAGCTTGCTCTGTTGCCTTGCAAGGTTACTTGtgaggcgaacgtgataaccactacactacggaaacgCGACGCAAGGTTACTTGTTAAAGCCTCGTTCCTAGCAGAGTTTTAAAGGAAACCAAGAGATCTCTGGTGTCTTCCTGCAAGTACTTAATCTTAACTATTCCACTGGTTGCTACTGTAACTTTGACCTGTGATGATAATGATTCTTTTACTATCTCTACATAAATACAAAGTTTCtattaattgttaaaaaaaacatCATCCACACGGAACACCTGcatagctcagtccattaagctcaGACTTGTgattctggctcagatcatgatctcatgatctcatggcATTGTGGGATCAGGCCCTACatggagctccatgctcagcagggagtctgcttaagattctctctctctctacccctccctggCCCACCCCAacacatgtactctctctcaaaaatttaaaaaaaaaaaaaaaaggaaagacattaaTAGTAAATTATAGTACTATTAATAGTAAAGTACTATACTATTAACATCTGTATATAAGTGGACCAGTGTAGTTCAAACCTGTCctattgttcaagggtcactgCCTATGTTTTTACCATATAAAATACCCGAAAAATACCAACAGTTAACCGAAGGTCACAATTTTTCAAGTATTGCTGTGCTGTTATAAAATACCAccaaccaggggtgcctgggtggctcagtgggttaaagcctctgccttcagctcaggtcatgatcccagggtcctgggatcgagccccacatcaggctctctgctcggcaagcaGCCcgtttcccccactctctctgcctgcctctctgtttacttgtgatctctgtcaaataaataaataaaatcttaaaaaaaaaaaaaaaccaccaaccaGTCAAAGAGACAGAAGAGTCTATATTATATAATGCAGTTTAGGACTTGTGCTTCTGGAAGGATGGAGCAAGAGATGTGTTTTTCCCTATTCTTCAAATTAAGTACAACTAAAAACCTGGACATGACATACAAAACAAACACAAGACTCTAAAAGGTGGAGAAAAGAAAGTATATTGGCCAGGGCCTTTGGGACCTAGGAAACAAAACACTGGGgaattttactttctctttttgtctCCTATATCACAGAGTTGGAGCTGAAGAAGCCAGCAATCTGCAAATGCAGATTGCACAGTCAAAACCCCCCATCTTCCCAAAGCTGGCCCTCTCTAGCCAAAGGGCCAGGAAAGGGGAagcctgaaagaaagaaaacttttaaacaaTAACTGTATACTCCAGGCAAACAAAAACACTGTGGCTTGCTTCCCCCATCCACCACATCACCATAAGCCAACTGAGGAGCCTAGATTTCCATCCTCACTAAGCTGTAATGAGGCACCAAGTCCCCCAAACTTCATAGAAGGGAGATTAGGAAACAAGGACTTTCATCCTTACTGGGCTTTAATGAGGGCTCCCCCATCCCCAACAAGTGTCAGTGGAAACAACACAAGGAACCTGGACTTCCATTTCAATGGCAGTAATGAGGTACCCTTGTCTCTCCCCTCTGGGCTATATCAAAGGAGGCCTCTTTGAGATTAAAGGCTTGCATTACCATCCCATGGTAATTAGCTCATTTTACCCTCTTCCAGTGTCAGTGGAAACCATGTGGGGAGCAGTAATGAGGCACTCCAGTCCCTCCGAGCCAGGGTGATACCAGTGGAGGCCTGCTGGACAGCCGTAACTCCTACTCTTGCCCAGCAGTACTGAGGAGCACACCACCTCCATACACCTTAAGTGACAGAGTCAGGGCCCCTGCACTTCTTTCCTATATCTAGTAGTAATGAGGCAGCATGCCCCCTCCCCTACTTCTGCTAATGGAGTAGTGGCAAAAGGAGCCAGCTAGAGAAGAAGATTTACCAAGATCTAGAGCCTCATAATACAGTATGCAAAATGTCTAAGTTACATAAAAAAATTGGTCATCATACCACAAGCTAAGAAAAtctcaaactgaatgaaaaaaagactctctctatATATCCAGTACTGAGATGACGGATTCAGAATTATCTGacaatgatttaaaaatggttattataaaaaatacCACAATGAGCAGTTATGAATATGCCTGAAACAAACAAGATATTacaagaaccaaatggaaatcttaagaagtgaaaaataaccaaaacaaacTGAACAGATGTAATCAATAGCAGAATGAAGGATAGGGGAAGCAGTCAGCAAACCAGAGGACAGAAATTAACCAATCTGAATAACAGAAAactataatggaaaaaaaaaaggaacagagtacCAGGAACCTATATGAATGTAACAAAAGATCAAACAGTTGTTTCAACAGAGTCctggaaaaagaggagaaaagagcaggGATGGAAAAGTACTAGAAGAAATGATGgctaaaaacttcccaaatttggcaaaaaagataaatttatataGATCCAAGAGAAGCTGAATGAATGCCAAAGAGTATAAACACAAAGGAATCTATATCAACATATAGCACAGCCAAGCATCtaaaaaactaaagacaaaaatttaTGAGGGTAGCAAGTGAAAAAGTGACATCTTACCTATAGGGGAAAACAATTAGGATGACATTAGTCATTAGGATGACAATACACTtcagaaatgaaggggaaatcaAGACATTTTCAAATGGAGGTAACTAGAATTTGTTGTCACCTGACCTATCCTTAAAGAATtaagttctaaaataaataaaatgggaaaaaaaaaaagaattaagttctAAACAGAAAGGAAACGTTAATAGGAGACTTAGAACAtcaagaaggaggaaaaacagagtaataaaaaatatgaataagtaCAATACACTTTTCTTCTTAAGTATCCTAAACTGTTTGACagttgaaacaaaaataataaaactgtctAATGTcaatttaaatgtatattaataaatatgGTAAAGGCAAAGGGAGGTAGGTGTATCACTGAAACTGGTACTGACACCATTAGACTGTAATCAGATATGTAAATATCATGTAGTACCTAGAGCAATCATTAAAAAGGATATATAAGGAGACATACTCAAAAATACTATATAGATAAATCAATATGAAAATGCCAATTTATATTCATGTAATCCacagaaaggcaagaaaaacagaaaaacagaacagaaaatttaaaaatagcaaatttaAACCCTGGGGTCCCTTCCGTCAgttgagtgcctgccttcggctcaggttgtgatctcggagtcctgggatcaagccccacactgggctccctgctcagcagggtgcctgcttctccctttccttctccccccagctcatgtgcactctctatctcttataaatatataaaaaaatttaaaaaaaaatttaagtcctAGTAAACAATTACACTAAATATAAGTGGTCTCAATAATCATTTAAAAGAGACTggtagaatggattaaaaaacattgccaactatatgctgtctctaagaaatttacttcaaatataatgatacaggttgaaaataaaagggtAGAAAAAAATCTGTCATGCAAACAATCAAAAGAAAATAGTGGATATATTAATATCAAAGTAGACATGAGCAAAGGAAATTACAAGACAGAAAGGGACTATAAAGATTAATCTACCAAGAAAACAGAGCAATCCTAAATGTGTATGCACCAAACAAGAGAGTGGCAAAATACAGAgtaaaacttaaaggaaaaagagaaggatatAGTTGGGGACTTCAACTTTCCTCTTCAACAATTAACAGAACTAGACAGAAAATTTACAGGGTTATAGAGAATTTACAAGGATATATCAACCCACAATccacatttataaaacattttacttaacagcacagaatacatatttttataaagtgcCCTTGGAGCACAGACCTGGATAAACCATATATCCTGGGCCATAAAACTAGactcaacaaattttttttttttttttaaagattttatttatttatttgacagagagagatcacaagtaggcagagaggcaagcagagagagtgagagggaagcaggctccctgccgagcagagagcccgatgcgggactcgatcccaggaccctgagatcgtgacctgagccgaaggcagtggcctaaaccactgagccacccaggcgcccctagactcaacaaatttaaaagaattgaaattataCAGAATGTCTTCTCTGATCACAACAGAATCAAACTGGAAATCAGTAACGAAAAGATAacaggaaaatctccaaacacttgGGAAATGCActacttctaaataatccatgggtcaaagaggaaatctcaaagaaaaaaaaaatcattgaactgAATAAGACTGCAAATACAAcacatcaaaatttgtgggacacagttTAATCTGAGCCAAGAGGAAAACTGACAAATGCATATAATTGAGAAAAGTTAAAGTCTCAAATCTGCACTCTAAACTTTCACTTcaagaatctagaaaaagaacagaataaaccCAAAGcatgtagaaggaaggaaataataaagagcagaagttaatgaaaatgaaaacaagtgcAACAAAGGTCAATAAAacaagctggttctttgaaaagattataaCAGACAAACCTCTAGCaagagtaataaaaaaaaaagaaatcacattatCATTATAAGGAATGAAACAGGATATATTACCATAGACCCTgcagacattaaaaggataatagcACAACAAACGACTCCATATATAGAAATCTAACAACTTATTCATGAGTTTATTACTATCTAAATATCAAAACCataatacacaaaagaaaattacagaaaaatatcctcataaaacagacataaaaatccttgacaaaataatagcaaatgtaattcagcaatatataaaaataattatatacattaaataagTGGAGTTTACTCCAGAGCTGCAAGACTGGTTCCGTATTTGGAGAAAAATCATGAAATCctatcaattgatgcagaaagagcatttgacaaattcaacaccctttcatgataagaactctctaaaataaagaaatgagaactTCAACTTAATAATGAGCATCTACAAAAAACTGtaattaatggtgaaagactaaatATTTTCCCCTAAGACTGTGAGCAAGGCAGGGTATCTGCTCGTACCACTCTTAATATACTGCTGAAGTTCTACCCAGTGCAGtaaagcaagaaaaggaagtaaggaagacagacatacagactgttatggaagaaaataaaactgacaaaataaaatgacataattgtgaaaaagaaaatcccaagggATCTACAAAGAAACTTAGAACTAGTAAGTTCAggaaagtcacaggatacaagatAAACATGCAAAAAATCAATTTCTATCACTATATACTTGGCAGTGAACACTCAGACAATGAAAAGTACACCATTAACAATCACTTAAgaaacagacctgtacccctcgggctaataatacattatatgttaataaaaaattaaaaatttaaaaaaaaaaaaaaaacccaatcacTTAAGAAACATTTAGGGGTAAACCGAACAAAGCATGTATAAGACTTGTATGCTGAGAActacaaaatactgatgaaaaaaaaaaatcaaagacctaaataaatggagagacatattgtgttcatggattagaaaattCAATAGTATAGATGTCCATTTCCCTAAAATTAATATAGACAGgcttaatgcaattcctatcaaggTCCCAGGAAGGTTTCTTATAAATATagacaagattattttaaaatttatattagaaAGCAAAGAGACTAAAatagctaaattaaaaaaaaataacaaagtgggAGAAATACATCTAtctgattttaagacttattaCACAGCTACAGTAATCAGTATCCTGTGTTATGGGTGCAGTAGTAGACACACAGACCAACGGAACAGAACAAAGAGCCCAGAATTAGAGTCACACAAATATGCCCAACTGATTTTTAGTAAAGGGGCAAACGCAATGAAGTGAAGTCTAGATAGAGCCTTTTCAACAACTGGTACTAGAACAACCAtacatccaaaagaaaaaatttaaccTCAAACTAAATCTCTCATTTATATATgacttatataaaaattaactcaaaatggatcatgaacttaaatgtaaaacataaaattattacattttagaGTGATAACCCCAAATGCTGGTGAGTATATGGAAAAACTGGATCACTCAGATATTCCTAGTAGTAATTCCTATTCCAGCAAACAGTTGGGCAGTGtcttagaaaattaaacatacaactaccatatgacccagtaactGTATTCCTTGGCATTtatcacagagaaatgaaaacccatGGTCACAAAAAATCCTGTACCTGAATGTATATGGAAACTTTCTTTGTAACagtcaaaaactggaaaccaccCAAGTGTTCCTCAGTAGGTGAATGGTTAAACTGGTACACCAGTACCATGGAGTTActtctcagcaataaaaaggaatgagttaCTGATGCACAAAGATTGGACAAATCTCtagagaattatgctgagtgaaaaaaagctAATTCCAAAAGGTTATAcactatataatttatattaacattcatgaaatgacaaaattaaagaaatggagaatattAGTGATTGCCAGGGGTTGAGGAGGGGATTGATATAGGTAGAAGGGAAGGGAGTATTGCtgtaaaaaggcaaaattaaagaCTTCTATAATGGAcatgttctatatcttgactgtATCATGAACATCTGGATTGTGATACTGTGATGTTTTGTAATATGTTACCATTGTGGAAAACCGAGTAAAGGGCACAAGGTGTGTCTGCATTTTCCCCTACAACTGGATGGAATCTATAATAATCTCAAaaagtttaatattaaaaaaaaatgaagttgtccAGATGTCTAATACCTGCCAAAGAGTAAGATTCAGTGTACTAAGTTTTAGCAAATGCTCAGAACTAGAGTTCTTTTGGCTTCTCACTCAGAAAACAGCCTGAAAAGATCCAAGAACTGGTAAGGTAACTTTTGTGAAAATAGGTGTTAAATGAAACACTGTTTTGTgggaacttaaaaatatatataagggcaattaccctaaagatacaaatgcagtgattcgaaggggcacctgcaccccaatgtttacagcagcaatgtccacaatagctaaactatggaaacagcctagatgtccatcgacagatgagtggaaaaagatgtggtgtatatatatatatatatatatatatatatatatatatatatatacaatgaaatactatgcagacatcaaaagaaatgaaatcttgacatttgcaatgacgtgggtggaactagagggtattatgctaagcaaaataagtcaattagagaaagataattatcatatgatctcactggaatttaagaaacaaggcagaggatcagaggggaagagagggaaaaaaacaagacaagaccagagatggagacaaaccataggggACTCTtattaatcacaggaaacaaactgagggttactagggggaaaggggtggaggaatggggtagctgggtgacggacactggggagggtatgtgttgtaatgagcactgggtattatataagactgatgaatcagagtcctgtacccctgaaacaaataatatatgttaattagctgaatttaaataagtaaaaataaaataaatacaagggCAATAAAACATGCATTACAGAACAATAGGCCTCTAAGTGAAATGACAGAAGTTCATCCGTAAGATCATGAACCTTTTGAATTGTTGAATTGTATAGCACATTCACTGTACTTCACGACACTGGACCTGATTTTCTTACTTATAAGAACCTTAGAAATTTGCATATTCACTGATTGTGATGTCAAAATCCCATTCTTTTTCCTATTCctatccttttatttcttcaggttaaaaatcatatataatcaCTTTTTAACTGGAGTTCAGAAAGGTGGAAGGTATGAAATCCTTAAATGTTAAGTTTCAGAGACTGGTAAAACCCCACTCGCCCCTTGGTATACAATTCATGGTGACAAATGATGGTTGTTATTGGGAAGTCTTTGACAACACATAGTTGAAGAGTGTCCTAAATGTCCTTggtatgaattttatttaaaaattattttcttggggcgcctgggtggctcagtcagttgagtgttgggactcttggtttgggctcaggttgtgatctcggagTCATGATATTGAGCTATctggctccatgctaagcatggagtctgcttcagattctctctctctgcctctacccccgcttgcatgcatgctctccctctctctcaaataaatggataaataaaatctctaaaaaaataaaaattattttcttggtattatttttaatatacgGTCATTAACAGTATATATCTCTTCCTTTAAAGTTTATCATATTATGAGTAATCTATTTCTTTAGAATTGGAAAATTAAATAGTTCTATTCAATACCCCTATGTTAacattatgattttcttttctctagtcaTTCAAttacacatatgtattttttcaaatatcttcccAGACCTATAACTGAACTAAGAGCTAACAGTCAGTTTTCTCAAGTGCGCCTAGGTCTCCAAAACTCTTCTCTGCAGTCGACAATATCAAGATTATGGTATATTTAATTATAGGTACTTGTCCCTAGAAAATACTGGAGATGACTGAgggaataattttcatttttagttgcTAGTTTGGGgactttattttagttatttaatacTAAACTGTGCTGACTAAGTCCAACAGCCACACAAACCACCTGATGGTGAAAACAGGTAGAAGCAATATGGCTTCTTTGATTCAGTCCTAGTTTTCAGTTATTACAGCAAATGTTTGTTACTGTGGAAGCAAATATCCTATCAGAGGTTACCTTATGGTTGTATCTATGAAACctgca contains these protein-coding regions:
- the TIMM9 gene encoding mitochondrial import inner membrane translocase subunit Tim9 translates to MAAQIPESDQIKQFKEFLGTYNKLTETCFLDCVKDFTTREVKPEETTCSEHCLQKYLKMTQRISMRFQEYHIQQNEALAAKAGLLGQPR